TACGAACAAGAGTCTGGGACTTGCTAGCTGCCTTAACTACCCAGGTATCTCCCAGAACGGTTACCGATGATTGCGCGCTCATTTATCCTCCAAAGTATTAAAAGTCACTCAAAGTTTAGCGTTTACCCGTTATTGCACTGCTCTTCGCCACGAAACCCCAAAATTTAATCCGAAGAGGTGCTAGGTTGCCAACTATGGATCAACGGCGAACTCCATACGCTGACGCGATTGCCAAATATGCCAGTGAACAGTATGTGCGACTTGGAGTCCCAGGGCATCAAGTAAGTCATTGCGCACACCCGAAGTTAAGTGAATACTTTGGCAAGCACATTCTTAGCCTTGATGTACAAACTTTGATTGATGGAATTGACATAGGGGCATACCCGACTCCGTTAGATGAGTCGCTTTTGTTGGCAGCACAGGCTTGGGGCGCTAACCGTACCTGGTTCTTAACCAACGGCGCATCAATGGGAAATCTGATGGCATGTTTAGCACTTCGCGCGCTCGGAAATCGCATCGTTTTACAACGCAGTGTGCACTCGTCGGTTATTGACGGGCTGGCATTTAGTGGCCTAGCGGCATCCTTCATAATTCCATCTGTCGATAAGCACTTAGGTATTTCTAATGGGATCACTCCGGTACAACTTCGTGAGTCCTTATCCCAAACTCCAGACGCAGTTGCTGCCTATGTGGTCACACCAAGTTATTTTGGCGCTGTTGCAGATGTGGCCGGATTAGCGGAAGTGGCACATGAATTTGGTGTTCCCCTGGTTGTTGATGAGGCATGGGGTTCACATTTTGGCTTTCATACGCAGATTCCTGCTAATGCCCTTTCGCAAGGTGCCGATGTGGTAATTAGTAGTACGCATAAATTAGCTGGCAGCCTGAGTCAATCTGCAATGCTGCACCTAGGTGATAGTAAGTTTGCCCAAACTTTAGAGCCCTTATTAGATCGTGCCTTTAAATCTTTGCAAACTACAAGTGTTAGCTCACTGCTTATTGCCTCACTTGACATTGCCCGAATGACAATGGCAGTACATGGCGAAGAATATATTGGAAACAGCCTTAACTCTATGGAGGCGTTGCGAGAAGAAATAGCAGACTCAAACCGATTCAACGATATCGCTCCCCAGCTAATGCACCATGATGACGTAGTCGCTCTCGAACCACTTCGAATTGCAATCAACACATCAGTTGGTGGGATTAGTGGCTACTCAGCCCGAGCCCACTTGTTTGATGACTTCAATATTC
The genomic region above belongs to Actinomycetota bacterium and contains:
- a CDS encoding amino acid decarboxylase, whose translation is MDQRRTPYADAIAKYASEQYVRLGVPGHQVSHCAHPKLSEYFGKHILSLDVQTLIDGIDIGAYPTPLDESLLLAAQAWGANRTWFLTNGASMGNLMACLALRALGNRIVLQRSVHSSVIDGLAFSGLAASFIIPSVDKHLGISNGITPVQLRESLSQTPDAVAAYVVTPSYFGAVADVAGLAEVAHEFGVPLVVDEAWGSHFGFHTQIPANALSQGADVVISSTHKLAGSLSQSAMLHLGDSKFAQTLEPLLDRAFKSLQTTSVSSLLIASLDIARMTMAVHGEEYIGNSLNSMEALREEIADSNRFNDIAPQLMHHDDVVALEPLRIAINTSVGGISGYSARAHLFDDFNI